The segment TTCCCAACGACGAAGCAGAACGAGAACGACTCGATCTGACACATTTGCTTATAACTAAAGGCATTGGCAATCGCCTGTTTCTAGCTCCAGTTGACTTGAATAGGTCGGCAAGGGTTTTAGATGTCGGCACAGGGACAGGTATATGTGGGTATTTTGTTCAGTCTGGCTTTGTGTCGATTCATGCTTATAGAAATAGGGGCCATTTGCGTCGGTGAAGAGTATCCTAGTGCTGAAGTATGTAACGCTTTCCCTATATACGGAGCAAGAATTGCTAACATTCTAGATTATCGGAAACGATTTGAGTGCTATCCAACCCACATGGTATGTTGAGCCCAAGCTTGACGTGTAGCAATGTTGATAGAAGAAGGGTTCCCCCAAACGTCAAGTTCGAGGTCGATGACGTCGAGCAACCATGGGTTCACGATAAGTTTGACTACATTTTTTCACGCTACATGTCGACTTCCATCTTGGACTGGCCAAAGCTAGTTGAGAACGTTTTTGAGTAATTAAGCGCGAAATGAAGGGATAGCACCAACTGATCGTCAACAGACACCTTCATCCTGGCGGCTGGGCCGAATTTCAGGACTTTGACCTTCTCTACTATTCAGAAGACGGCTCAATCACGGACGATCATCACCTCCTGAAATGGATCAAACTATTCATCGATACAGCAAGAACGAAGCTAAACCGCGAGCCCTGCCCAGGGCCAAGACTCGAAGGGTGGATCAGGGATTCTGGCTTCACCAATGTTGTCCACCGAAAGTTCCGATTGCCTCTAGGATCATGGCCCAAAGATCCACAGTTGAAAGATATAGGCATGTGTAATATCGCTCAACTCTTGGAAGGCCTAGAGGCTTTCTCTCTGAAGATATTCTGTGGGGTTCTGGGCATGCCCATGGACGAAGTCCTGGTGATGTTAGCCCAGGTACGTCAGGAACTGTATGCTCGCAAGTTCCACGCTCTGTTTGATTTGTAAGTCTACACCTCAAAGCCATCCTAGACTTGATCTAACGCACTCAGCCATGTTGTATATGGTCAGAAACCATAATTTCCAGTTGAGTCTCGACGGGAGCGACCGAATACCGCCATTGGTCCTTACGTCTCGAGCTACAAACCCATTCCAGCAGGTTTGAGCTAAAATGCGGTTTCATGTTCTAAGTCAGCGAATCACGTACACTCCATGTCTTACGAGAGACAACGAAAGTATTCGTGCCGTTAGGACATCATGGAACGGTCATCACCGAGATTCTCTACACCCGACTCTGCAAGGTCACGTAGTGCTTCAGAACGCAGACGTTGCTAGACGTCTGTCATCGACTGTTGCTAGAAGGAGGAGAGTGTATTGTACATTCTGAATCCATTCGTTCATATCCCAAGACCTCTTGTCGAAGTATCCAGGCAACTAATCTGGATTTCTGTGGCATGGATAACAGCGGGGCAGGATGGGTGACCTCCGATTTTGGTGGTACACCT is part of the Fusarium oxysporum Fo47 chromosome VII, complete sequence genome and harbors:
- a CDS encoding S-adenosyl-L-methionine-dependent methyltransferase; translation: MTGITPSNPPQSPVHNAAEAATNTAPVEVDTRPVNDSDSTLSSEISTYTASLTSSVLNYPTEFGRQYHAYNADSYNFPNDEAERERLDLTHLLITKGIGNRLFLAPVDLNRSARVLDVGTGTGAICVGEEYPSAEIIGNDLSAIQPTWVPPNVKFEVDDVEQPWVHDKFDYIFSRYMSTSILDWPKLVENVFEHLHPGGWAEFQDFDLLYYSEDGSITDDHHLLKWIKLFIDTARTKLNREPCPGPRLEGWIRDSGFTNVVHRKFRLPLGSWPKDPQLKDIGMCNIAQLLEGLEAFSLKIFCGVLGMPMDEVLVMLAQVRQELYARKFHALFDFHVVYGQKP